The Brassica napus cultivar Da-Ae unplaced genomic scaffold, Da-Ae ScsIHWf_18;HRSCAF=40, whole genome shotgun sequence DNA window taaatttcaAAGGGGAGTTCAAGAGTTTTATATATCAAGGCGGCAAACATAATTTCAGATTCCAACAATAAACCGACGATCTCAGTcatgttttctgattttttttacgACAATGTTCAATAGTCGGTAAATTTTGAGAAACTTCCGACAATCATGGCTTTTTGAGCAAATTCTGACAAACATTTTTGAGAAAAAGCTGAAAAATCAAATTGATCAGAATATTTCAAAGAAATTTTCTGAGGAAATACCAAAAGATCAGTTTTGTCAAAACATTTCGTGGAAATACCAACAAAAACACCTAATTAATAACTTGTCTAAACTTTTCCAACGACTCTTTTTCTCGGAAAATATTGTTGGAGTACATGAAGTTTTATTGCAGTGTTTTAGATTGtatttggaaattttgttcAAAATGAGCTTGTAACCGGATCTAAAATTCATGTTTAACCGGGTTgaagtaatatataatatttattacaaaacaaattatcttgcagtgcattttttttttaactttatcttTTTTAGATATCCAATCTGTCTTGGATTTGGTTAGAGTAAAACTCAAAAGCTTGAAATACCCTAGAATATGACCAACTTGAGTATTTATGTCGGATTAGGCTCGATTTgattcaaattaattttttgggTCAATTCGTTTCAgattatctgtttttttttacctaCCAATAAAATGAATAGTGCACTCAGTACCAATGTTCTCATTGAATCGTAAAGCTAAAAtagacaacttaaaaacaagTAATTATGCTTAGACGTGCAAGGTGACGAGTTATTGCGATCCTAGTATTAAACCTTCATGTGTCTCGGGATCTTATATGTATTTCAATCCTTCACTACGTAGTATCATGACCATATGCATATTTCTTGTTTTTACTATTGTGTGAAGATTTTCTCATTGATATTAACATGTATTCAAAAAGTTGTgtgtatgtttaaaaaatataaattgaataaaatttcttttattaacAACATTAATTATAGAGTCTTTAAAAAAACTAGGGAttttcccgggctacgcccgggtttttacttatatattaaattttctcaaatttgagtatataaatgtaaaagaaattatttgcttttatttattttcttattcctACATCgcaaatttaaattctaaaacatgtgtATATACACCAGACATTTTGTTAAAAACTTCATGCTCGGAACAAACCACTCAAATAATCTTGATGGAAGTTGGTTAAAGTTATATAGTATGAAATGAGTTGTCGGGAGAAGAGGAGGATTTGCTATACCCAAATAGCAGCTTTGGCCAATTAGACTTGCCAAAAAACCCAACGACTTTTGCAAAATTGAAAGTTAAAGAGATCAAGAATAGAATATTGGTTATGTTCGCTATGTCTGGTTCTTTGTTCACATTCATTGTCACTGTTAAGGGATCACTTGAGAAAGAAACTTGCATTTGGCTTCGCCTCcaattttgttttgtgaaaGTTAATAGTTTATCAGTTTGTCATTTGTATTCGAGTGAGAGTAGGGGAGAGGAGAAAGATTTAAGGCTCTGTTTGTGATGGATGTCTGAGACTTTCAAATGTGAAAATTTAGCAaactatatatgattttatcatTGATCAAGACTCGTTTTTGACCATGATGCAATACTTGCTcatagtttttttagttttgattatactaaaaaaatattttaatacatttttcgtattattttactaaatctaataatttttttaagaaatccaAATTTTGCAAACAAAAATTATCAGTATATAAACCAACATTAACTCTTAGTAAAagtaatcgttttttttttttgtgaagctAGCACACCTgagtgtatatataataaaattcattgAAGACTcgagaattttaaaaatatattgccCTGTTTAGAAGTTTAACAAAGTATATGGCATATAATTTCATAAGTCatgaaattgttatttttttgtttaaataatgaaattattgTTAAACCTTAAAAATTGTAATTCACTtaagattaaaataattaaattttaaggaacgaaaattttttttttttattttactttttttcataCGTAAAGTGGGTGTTTTATTTCAGCTTTATATTGTTTATTATGCTCAcattattaagaaaattttcAGTAATATGAATAGTGatcgattttaaaaatgtaacagttgagttatttattatttaactgatattcatttttaattacattaaagtgatataagattttttataagtttatgTGATTGATTTCCCTTAAATTTAATATTGCTTTCTTATTAATCTATTGACTTTAACGTTTGATtagttttggtttagttttatttttacctttctactatatttttagatttcatCTAATTGTATTGTAGAAGgtatatttcattatttcattatttcttgaatttgtttttgtgaCTATGAATTATGAATTCAAAGGGAATCTATGAGTTATTGTAtgttatgaaaattatttaacagatTGTTTATAAGTGATAGAATATCTTGAATCTTGTTGTTCCAATAAAtgatactttattttttttatttagtctCTTCTTTTGGCATACAGATGAAGTAATAGGAAGCTATTTCAtacatttgttttatttttggcaTTATAAATGTGTTACATATTTAATCTTTTGATATCTAAATTATGTGTTGGAGAGATGACTcgagtaatatataaaagactTGGGTTATTCCATTTACCGCCAATTGATTCTAAGTTGAAGCCCAAGAAACTTATCAATATGTACAATAAAATTTAGAAgttaattttaaacataaaatcataCGTTTGTTGAGACATCTCAAATTATCAATAGATATATGAATTGCAAACTGAGCAACTCAACCAAGTTCTATAACGTACaaattttttatgtatatgtcaaaataaaaaaatggaataggAGATGGCCAAAAATATATGTCTGATGAAATTCAGTTACTTTTGAAAATAACAAAGACatcttccagtttcccaatgaATCTGACAATCTAAGGTGGGAAGCTCAAGCTCATATCCCGTTTATCACCCGGTAGTTATCCCCATAAAGGTTAGTTAGGCTTTGTAATTATATTGAAACTCTGTTCCGTGCTTGCCATAGTGCGATGACACTTAAAGCTCTGTCTCTCCGTCTAATGCTTTCAGGACACAGATGTCTATTGTTTACCGATCAAAGACATTAGCATCATCAGACGTAATAAGAACTCGAACCCAAAAATCTTGTCTATCTGAACTCACAATGCATCTTTATAGTATTCTTCGCTTTTTTACAATTTGCATAGAACCTAATGACTGGCTACCTAATTGTCTCGAATGAGAAGCTGATTTTGGGCTGGAAAGAATATGATTGTGAGCTCCTTATCAACTCTTATTTAACAATATCAACTCGTATTTCAAAATAAGATTATGGCTCAGCTCTGAGATATTATAGGCAGCACTAACTTTCTTCTCAGCAAAAGCAGCAGAATGAATAGTCTCTATAATTACCCGGCGGCTCTCAGACTGCTTTAAGAAAAGCATCCCATGCCTTCCAATTGTTCTAAGCGAAGAACTTATCATTATTCCACTGGTCTAAGCAGCTTTAGGAGGTTATGTGGTGTTTTGTTCCTTAAGCTTAATGACTTGACAAAGGAGTAACTGGAGGTCAAAAGAACCATCTGTGATAGAATTATAACAATCAgcaaacataatataaaataaaggtGCAGCCAGTTCTAAAGTTTCACTTACATGAAATCAACGGGTCCCACGAACTTCTTGAAGGATTGACGAAAGGTTTGATTCTTCTCTCATGATAGTATGAGAAATCTTTCCCTGTTTTGTAATGTACTTGCGTCTTCAATTATTTCCTTCACAACTCTACAATACAACAAATGTATAAAAACGTTTCGCACTTGTACGGATTAAGGAACtctatagatcaatataatCCCAAGGTTACAAAAGAAGATATCTTACTTGTTCCGAATGATTACTTCATCATCTGTTAGGCTTTTTCTCCTCTATGAAACCTGAGATGACTCCTTTCCACCAGCGTAGAAATGACGACTTGTTTGTCCTAAATTTTGAAGTATAAGATATCACATAACACACAAGAAAGACAGTTTTGAAGGTGGAAAGTATCCTTTTCCGTTCACATAATTTTTAGATCAACATCTCTTACTTATCCGTAGCCACCATTTTGATCAAATATCTTGCAAGCACTCATACTCCAGTTGAATCACACCATCAACAGAAACTCTCCATTTATTATAGTATCGTTTAGAGTCCGTCTTTCTAAATTGAGAGGCTCtgaacatgaaaaaaaaaagcaagacaTAATTTTACCTGAGCTTCTTCATGAGTGAGCTTCATCCTCCTGTAATTTTCTTGGGCTTGCTTAGACATGAACGTGGCTTGGACCATCACTACAGATCTCTTTAGCCTCTCCTCTGCTTGTCTCTGACAGTTAGCCACTGGAATGATAAcgataaacaaatataaagtaTCAATAAGCTTGGCAACAGTTGTTTCAGGACTTCGTGGAAGAAACTGAGTCAGATCTGAAATTAAAAACACCAAACAATCCGAAAGAGATAGCTAACCTGAATTCAGCACTGAGGAAAGCATACCTCCTTTAGTGGCAATACCTATAAGAATCTTCTGATGTGAATCTAAATAGTTTGCAGGTTTAACATGTCCTTTCTCAGCAACCTTAACACATTGTTTCACTGAATTATAATCAAAAGAACAATGCGCGCATAAAAGGTTGGTGAGTGAGTGAGACCAATGTAATACCAAATGTTTTGCCTTTCTGGCTTGACCCTTTGGGCTTGTTTTCAGCTTCCTCTTTAGCCTCTCCTCTGCTTGTTTCACGCAAAACCAAGACTATCATTCTATACCATCCTATCAGAATTAAGGTCAAAGGTTTTTCTATGGTAAATAGAATGAGAGCTCACCATTGCATCCTCTCATTTACTCTTCATGGAAGCTTTGAAAGCGATTTGGAATGCGTTGCATCCATCAGTAGCAAACCTGGATTGAGTTCCCTGTGGTCTTCCATCGGAATCATCGTCCTTGTCGgagccttcttcctcttcaatcTCCTTGTAGTTAGCATCAGAGAACAGCTCATCATGAATGGTTTATCTTTGGTGATGGTTTCGATTCAGCTCGTAATCTACATATGAATTGCAATTCCATGCTCTCTTCTTAAAGTGTTTATATGTTATGTAGATGTAATTTTAAGGGAAGCGGAAAAGTTAAATGGACATTAATTGTCCAATTGTGCAGTGAATGATAGAGCTTTTATGAATCATGAAAATGGGACACCTATGTTATGGAGGAGGTGAAAGGGGAGAGTAATGCCGAGTGGATGGGGAGGCCATAGAAAACGATAAGAAACGAATGGTGGTTCTGAAGACAACAATTTGTTgggccaaaaatatttaaagttcaTATTTGGAATAAATGGTCACTATCTGTAGTCCATTCGTTAATTGAAATTAGACGAAAGTAACTTGGCAGTTGGCACAATATTATTGGTGGATTTTTAAAGTGACGTGGACTTGCTCTCCATTGAGCATAtaacccttttagtataggttagatTTGGGAGATTTTACCAcatgttatatataattttataaaggtTCGGTGATGGAACCTGAAACTTTTTATACtaggattaaaaaaatttagtggggtcatatttttatatctagtggggtaaataaaaattttctttaaataaaaacaagtatttaaaaaaaaaaaatggggtCAATTGACCCTACTCTTACATTGCCACCAAGCTGCAAGATTTGGTTTGAATTGGTGGTGGGTTTGATATTTACATGAAGTTCCTAAGAAAAGACGTAGGCTATCCATCTACAAAGGTATAGTGATGTCTAGGCAAAACTGGCATTCACACTACAATTCGTATCCGGAGAATCACTGCAGGCATTGGTGTTGAAATTGTCTTTCATATGTAAGTTCCTTCTTTCTAGCTAATTACTAACTCTGTTAatcatataagttttttttttttattttatagtttattatTCATTCCATTTTCTTTGTTAATCATATAAGTTAGGAGTAGGTGAGATCAGAGTTAAGGGTCTTTGACCATTTGGTTGTTTTGAGCCTTTTGGCTTTGGGAGTGATTAAGGTGTAGAGACTAATATAAAGCAAACTCTATAGGGTCATCATGCTCTTCTTTACTTGAACAATAAAGTagagttttgattttgaatcGTATCATAAATACCATCATCAGCTATCTTCGTTTGATACTTCAAGTGTGCTAATGAAGGACTGTTACAGAAT harbors:
- the LOC106400672 gene encoding uncharacterized protein LOC106400672 isoform X2; protein product: MRGCNEERLKRKLKTSPKGQARKAKHLVLHWSHSLTNLLCAHCSFDYNSVKQCVKVAEKGHVKPANYLDSHQKILIGIATKGGMLSSVLNSVANCQRQAEERLKRSVVMVQATFMSKQAQENYRRMKLTHEEAQDKQVVISTLVERSHLRFHRGEKA
- the LOC106400672 gene encoding uncharacterized protein LOC106400672 isoform X4 encodes the protein MRGCNEERLKRKLKTSPKGQARKAKHLVAEKGHVKPANYLDSHQKILIGIATKGGMLSSVLNSVANCQRQAEERLKRSVVMVQATFMSKQAQENYRRMKLTHEEAQDKQVVISTLVERSHLRFHRGEKA
- the LOC106400672 gene encoding uncharacterized protein LOC106400672 isoform X3 — its product is MRGCNAEERLKRKLKTSPKGQARKAKHLVAEKGHVKPANYLDSHQKILIGIATKGGMLSSVLNSVANCQRQAEERLKRSVVMVQATFMSKQAQENYRRMKLTHEEAQDKQVVISTLVERSHLRFHRGEKA
- the LOC106400672 gene encoding uncharacterized protein LOC106400672 isoform X1, producing MRGCNAEERLKRKLKTSPKGQARKAKHLVLHWSHSLTNLLCAHCSFDYNSVKQCVKVAEKGHVKPANYLDSHQKILIGIATKGGMLSSVLNSVANCQRQAEERLKRSVVMVQATFMSKQAQENYRRMKLTHEEAQDKQVVISTLVERSHLRFHRGEKA